The sequence CTAATTGGTGGCATGAGCTGGGAGTCATCCCTGGAGTATTACCGCATTCTCAACCAGACCACCCGCGATCGCCTGGGGGGGCTACATTCCGCCAAGATCATTTTGTTCTCGGTCGACTTTGCCGACATGGCCGCCATGCAGCACGAGGGCCGCTGGAACGAGATTTCAGAAATTTTGGTTGAAGCAGCCCAGCAGTTGCAAATGGCTGGGGCCAGCCTGGTGCTGGTGTGCGCCAACACTATGCACCGTCTGGCCGACGATATCGAAGCCTGCATCTCAATTCCGCTGCTGCACATTGCCGACGCTACCGCCGAGGCGATCAAAGCCCAGGGCCTGGGGCGGGTGGGGCTGCTGGGCACCAAATTTACTATGGAGGAGGCGTTTTACCGCGATCGCCTGCGCGACAAACACGGCTTGGAGATGATCGTGCCCGATGCGGCTGGCCGTGAGGCGGTGCACACCATTATTTATGAGGAGCTGTGCCAGGGCGAGATCAAGCCCGAGTCACGACAAACATTATTGGCTCTGTGCCAAGAGCTGATGGAGGCCGGAGCTGAAGGAGTGGTGTTGGGCTGCACCGAGCTAGAACTGCTGCTGGGTGATGGGGCGGCAACGGTGCCTCTATTTCCCACCACCCGCATCCACGCCGAGGCGGCGGTGAAGCTGGCCTTAGAGCTGTAGATCATCTAGAAACCGGGTTTCTGAGGTTGTAGCAATATCCGTTGGCAATGCAAAGCAGAAACCGGGTTTCTGGCGGCAGCAATATTTTGATAGATGAGTTTCGGTGCGTGTATGGTGGGGAGAGTTTCGTCCTGGGGCCCTCGTCTTACCGTCTTCAACGCCTGTGCCTATGACCGCAACGCCCTCTCCCCAACGCCACCTGCGGCAGCGGCTCATGGCCCTGGCGATCGCGCTTACCCTGGCTGGCGTGGTGGCCCTGCTGCTGTGGCAAGAAAGCGGCAGCAGCGGCTTCTGGGCGGTGCTAGAGAACATTGTCATTACCCTCATGGGCGAATACCCCGATAAACCCCGCAGTTCCCTGGGGCGGGTGCTACAGCTGCTGCTGCTGATCTCGGGCACATTTATCTTTGGGGCCATCAGCGGTAAGATTTCTTCGATTTTTGTCACCCGTGCCCTGCGATCGGAGACCACCGTGAGCCTGTTCAACAACCACATCATTCTCTGCAACTGGAACGACAAGGCGGCGGGCATCATCGACCAGCTGCTGGAGGGCAACAAAGACAATCCCATCGACATCGTGGTGGTGGCCGCAAAACCCGTCGCCGATCGCCGCGAATTCCCTACCCAAGTGCACTTTGTCCAAGACGACCCCACCCACCACGACACCCTAGAACGACTTCATGCCTCCCAGGCCAAGGCGGTAATTTTGCTGGCCGACGAGGCCACCGAGTCCCCCGACGACAAAAACGCCCTGATTGCGTTAGCCATCAAACACCTGGAGCAAATCCCCGGTCGCCAAAAAGACATCCACGTGATCGCCGAACTGGTGAACCTGCGCCGCCGTCGCCACCTGCAAGAGGCCGGGGTCGATGAGGTGGTTTCAGCCCGCGACTACAGTGCTGGCATTATGGCCCAGAGCGCCATGTTCAAACATATGTCGGTGGTCTACCAACAACTGCTCACCTACTCCGACGATTCCAATGAGTTTTACTTTATCGACCCAGGCCGCTACCCCAACCATCTCTGGGGCAAGTCCTTTACCGAACTCAGCCAGTGGATTAGCACCTACAGCGCCACCCAGACCGACAACCCGCTCCTCCTGCTGGGAGTGCGTCGGGGCGACGGCAACATTCTGCTCAACCCCAAACCCCAGTCCTTTGATCGCCTGGCTCCCGACGACGCCCTGGTAGTGATGGCCTTTAGACAGGTCGATCGCATCGATTGATTAGGGGTAGCCGTTGCTCGTTCAGTCGAGTCACCGCCAAGGATCCCGTTCTGATGCCATTTATGAGCCACGACCCTCGCCCATATTACGATCCGTTAAGGTTTATGGGGGGTGGCGATGAGAGCTGAAATCTCTCGCTATAGACTGGTCAAAGATTAGGAAACCCTTACTGCATAGACCGTTTTGACCTACCTTTGAGGGCCTCCTCAAACTGTCAAACCCAGTCGTGACCCACATTGGAGTTTTGTTTCAATGTCCCATTCTGTCAAAATTTACGATACCTGTATTGGTTGCACCCAGTGCGTGCGCGCTTGTCCCACCGACGTGCTAGAGATGGTGCCCTGGGATGGCTGTAAAGCCGGGCAAATTGCCTCCTCTCCCCGCACCGAAGACTGCGTGGGCTGCAAGCGTTGTGAAACCGCCTGCCCCACCGACTTCCTCAGCATTCGGGTTTACCTGGGTGCCGAAACCACCCGCAGCATGGGTCTGGCCTACTAGGGCAACCCCGCTGCATCGATATAGTTATCGTCATCAAGCTCAGCCCCTGGGACTAACTCCCCCAGGGGTTTTCTATTGGGGCTATAGACAGATCAGTAGGGTTTCAGGTTCACGGCTGGCCGTGAACCTGAAACCTTGGGAATAGGACTTACCTACCCCCCTACCCCACCTCCTGGGATGCCTTCACCTGGGTCTGTGGCTGGGGCTGAAACTGGAACAGGGTATAAACCACGTTACGGCGAATGCCGGTCATCATGTCGAGAAAGACTTCGTAGCCCTCGCTCTTGTACTCGATTAGCGGATCTTTCTGGCCGTAGCCGCGCAGACCCACGGTTTCGCGCAGGGCATCCATCTGTTGCAGGTGGTCGCGCCACAGACTGTCGATCTGCTGAAGAATGAAGAATCGCTCGGCCTCACGCATTAGCCCCGGCTTGATTTGGCTAACCTGGGCTTCTTTGATGTCGTAGGCAATCCGGGCCTGCTCGTGGAGAAAGGTCTTGATTTCGCCCACAGAGAGGTCTTCGAGCTGCTCGGGGGTGAGGTCGGCCAGCAGGTAGACGAACTCTTTGATCTTATCGACCATCTCCGGCAGCTTCCACTCTTCCGGGGGAAGTTCGGGGTTGATGTAGGCGGTGACAATGTCATCCATGGTTTGCTCGGCGTAGCCGATCACCATTTCTTTGAGTTCGTCGCCTTCAAGCACCCGACGGCGCTCGGCGTAGATGGCGCGGCGCTGGTTGTTCATTACCTCGTCGTACTCAAACACCTGCTTACGGATGTCGTAGTAATAGGTCTCGACTTTCTTTTGAGCTCCTTCCAGCGATCGCGTCAGCATGCCCGACTCGATCGGCATATCTTCTTCGACCCGGAAGGCATTCATCAGACCGGCAACGCGATCGCCGCCAAAGATGCGCAGCAAGTTGTCTTGCAGGCTCAAGAAAAACTTAGTCGAGCCGGGGTCGCCTTGGCGGCCCGCTCTACCCCGCAGCTGGTTGTCGATGCGGCGCGACTCGTGGCGCTCGGTGCCAATCACGTGCAGTCCACCGCGCTGGATTACTTTGTCGTGCTCGGCGCTAGTGAAAGCTTCGTACTCCTGACGAATGCGGTTGTAAACATCGCGCAGCTTTTGAATCACCGGGTCATCGGTGGGGGCTTTCTCGGCGGCGACGGCCAGCTTGTCTTCGGCCTGAAGCTCGGGCAGGCTGCGCTCTCCGTAGGTGGTCACAGCAAAGTCTACGGTGGCTTTTAGCTCATCAATGGCAACCGGCGATAGCTCAATCGGGAAAATGTCTGGGGAGGCTTTCCAGGTTTTGACCTTTTTGGTGCCGCCAAAGCCCTGGGCGGGGGCACGGCCCTTGGTGCCCGGCACGGCGGTGACCGCAAACTCGTCTTCGTCTTCAGGTTTGACAATGCGGGGCATGAGGTATTCGCGCACCTTGAGGCGGGCCATATAGTCGGCGTTACCCCCCAGAATAATGTCGGTACCGCGCCCGGCCATGTTGGTGGCAATGGTAACGGAGCCGCTGCGCCCGGCCTGGGCGACAATCTCAGATTCTCGCTCTACGTTCTCGGGTTTGGCGTTGAGCAGGTTGTGGGGCACACCCCGCTCACTTAGCAGCGCCGACAGCACCTCCGATTTTTCGACGCTGGTGGTGCCGACGAGAACAGGGCGACCGGCTTCGTGCATCTCGGCGCACTCTTCGGCGACGGCCTTCCACTTGGCCTCTTCGTTTTTGTAGACCACGTCCGACAGGTCGCGGCGGGCGGCGGGGCGGTTGGTGGGAATGATCGTAACTTCGAGCTTGTAGATGCGCTCAAACTCAGCTTCTTCGGTCTTGGCGGTGCCGGTCATGCCCGACAGCTTGGGGTAGAGCAAGAAGAAGTTTTGGTAGGTAATGCTGGCCAGGGTCTGGGTTTCAGGCTGGATCTCGACATGCTCTTTGGCTTCGATCGCCTGGTGCAGACCGTCGCTCCAGCGGCGGCCGGGCATCACCCGCCCGGTAAACTCGTCAACAATCACAATTTCGTCGTTGCGGACGATGTAGTTGACGTCTTTGGTAAACAGTTCTTTGGCCTTAATGGCGTTGAAAATGTAGTGGGCCCAGGGGTCTTTGGGGTCGAAGAGATCTTGCACCCCCAGCACCTCTTCAGCCCGGATAAAGCCTTCGTCGGTGAGCAGCACGTTGCGAGCCTTTTCGTCGACTTCATAATGGTCGTCGGCATTGAGCTCGCGGGCAACTTCGCTGGCGCGGGTGTATTTTTCGCTGGGGCGCTCGACCTGGCCTGAGATAATTAGCGGCGTGCGGGCTTCGTCTACCAGAATAGAATCGACCTCGTCGATCACGCAGTAGTTGAAGGGGCGCTGCACCACATCTTCCATGGCCGTGGCCATATTGTCGCGCAGGTAGTCAAAGCCAAACTCGCTGTTGGTGCCGTAGGTGATATCGCAGCCGTAGTTGTGGCGACGCTCGGCGGGCGACATGC is a genomic window of Nodosilinea sp. E11 containing:
- a CDS encoding aspartate/glutamate racemase family protein, whose product is MKTIGLIGGMSWESSLEYYRILNQTTRDRLGGLHSAKIILFSVDFADMAAMQHEGRWNEISEILVEAAQQLQMAGASLVLVCANTMHRLADDIEACISIPLLHIADATAEAIKAQGLGRVGLLGTKFTMEEAFYRDRLRDKHGLEMIVPDAAGREAVHTIIYEELCQGEIKPESRQTLLALCQELMEAGAEGVVLGCTELELLLGDGAATVPLFPTTRIHAEAAVKLALEL
- a CDS encoding potassium channel family protein, with product MTATPSPQRHLRQRLMALAIALTLAGVVALLLWQESGSSGFWAVLENIVITLMGEYPDKPRSSLGRVLQLLLLISGTFIFGAISGKISSIFVTRALRSETTVSLFNNHIILCNWNDKAAGIIDQLLEGNKDNPIDIVVVAAKPVADRREFPTQVHFVQDDPTHHDTLERLHASQAKAVILLADEATESPDDKNALIALAIKHLEQIPGRQKDIHVIAELVNLRRRRHLQEAGVDEVVSARDYSAGIMAQSAMFKHMSVVYQQLLTYSDDSNEFYFIDPGRYPNHLWGKSFTELSQWISTYSATQTDNPLLLLGVRRGDGNILLNPKPQSFDRLAPDDALVVMAFRQVDRID
- the psaC gene encoding photosystem I iron-sulfur center protein PsaC; its protein translation is MSHSVKIYDTCIGCTQCVRACPTDVLEMVPWDGCKAGQIASSPRTEDCVGCKRCETACPTDFLSIRVYLGAETTRSMGLAY
- the secA gene encoding preprotein translocase subunit SecA gives rise to the protein MLKNLLGDPNARKLKKYRPDVVEINLLEEEIQQLSDEALTAKTGEFKQRIEKGESLDDLLPEAFAVVREASKRVLGMRHFDVQLIGGMVLHDGQIAEMKTGEGKTLVATLPSYLNALSGKGAHVVTVNDYLARRDAEWMGQIHRFLGLSVGLIQQGMSPAERRHNYGCDITYGTNSEFGFDYLRDNMATAMEDVVQRPFNYCVIDEVDSILVDEARTPLIISGQVERPSEKYTRASEVARELNADDHYEVDEKARNVLLTDEGFIRAEEVLGVQDLFDPKDPWAHYIFNAIKAKELFTKDVNYIVRNDEIVIVDEFTGRVMPGRRWSDGLHQAIEAKEHVEIQPETQTLASITYQNFFLLYPKLSGMTGTAKTEEAEFERIYKLEVTIIPTNRPAARRDLSDVVYKNEEAKWKAVAEECAEMHEAGRPVLVGTTSVEKSEVLSALLSERGVPHNLLNAKPENVERESEIVAQAGRSGSVTIATNMAGRGTDIILGGNADYMARLKVREYLMPRIVKPEDEDEFAVTAVPGTKGRAPAQGFGGTKKVKTWKASPDIFPIELSPVAIDELKATVDFAVTTYGERSLPELQAEDKLAVAAEKAPTDDPVIQKLRDVYNRIRQEYEAFTSAEHDKVIQRGGLHVIGTERHESRRIDNQLRGRAGRQGDPGSTKFFLSLQDNLLRIFGGDRVAGLMNAFRVEEDMPIESGMLTRSLEGAQKKVETYYYDIRKQVFEYDEVMNNQRRAIYAERRRVLEGDELKEMVIGYAEQTMDDIVTAYINPELPPEEWKLPEMVDKIKEFVYLLADLTPEQLEDLSVGEIKTFLHEQARIAYDIKEAQVSQIKPGLMREAERFFILQQIDSLWRDHLQQMDALRETVGLRGYGQKDPLIEYKSEGYEVFLDMMTGIRRNVVYTLFQFQPQPQTQVKASQEVG